Below is a genomic region from Rhizobium sp. SL42.
TACCGTAGCGTTGGCTGGAAGATCCCCGTTGAGGCGCCGTCGGTTCGGCAACGGCCGTATGCAGATACCAGTCGCTGACCCGGCGGGCAAAAGCGGAGCCCATCCGACTTCCGATGACGGCATGCATCATGTCGAGCGGCGCGACGCCACCGCCGCATGTAACCCGGTCACCATCAATGACGTAACGCGCCTGACGCGGTGACAAATTCGGAAACGCTTCGCACAAGGCCGGAGCGTGTTCCCAATGGATGGTGAAATCTCGACCATCGAGCAAGCCGGCAGCCGCCAGAATGAAGGATCCACTGGAAATGCCCCCGATGCGCACCCCTTGGCGGGCAAGTCGGCGCAGCAGCGGCAGAAGGTTGGCCGTTTCGCTCCAGTCTTCCGGATTGCCTCCGGCGACCACGAAGACGGTGTGGCAGAGCGTGCCGACGATGGCGAGGTCACCGCAGGGAACTTCAAAACCTGACGAGGATGGAACCGGCCGGCCACCGATCGACAGCGGCTTAGCCTCGTAAAGTGTGGTCTGGGCGAGCAGGTTTGCAGCCCGCAGGGGTTCTGTCGCCGACGCATAGGACATCAACGCAAAATTCGGGACCAGCACGAAACCGTAGCGCTGGGTGGTGGAAAGGGAGACCGTCATGTCTCTAATCTATCCCAAAACGGCTCTAATCTGCAATTTAAGTTTCCGACGCACCCCTAGGCTGAGCATCATTCTTCGAACCGGGCAAACACGGATGCGATATTCGGCACTTTCGATCTTTCTCAATGGGCTGTTCGGCAACCGCAATTGGGCTGCCCACTGGCGCCAGCCAGAGCCGAAACCGCACTACGACGTGATCATTGTCGGCGGCGGCGGTCATGGACTGGCAACAGCCTATTACCTGTCGAAGACATTCGGCGTCCGCAACATCGCCGTGGTCGAAAAGGGCTATATCGGTTCGGGCAATGTGGGCCGAAACACCACCATCATCCGCTCCAACTATCTGCTGCCCGGCAACAACCCCTTTTACGAGTTTTCGATGAAACTCTGGGAGGGCCTCGAGCAGGACTTCAATTTCAACGCCATGGTTTCGCAACGTGGCGTCCTCAACCTCTTCCACTCGGATGCGCAGCGCGACGCCTATACGAGACGCGGCAATGCTATGCGGCTCCACGGAGTGGATGCAGAACTCCTGGACCGTGCGGCTGTCTGCTCGATGTTGCCTTTTTTTGACTATGACAATGCCCGCTTCCCCATCCAGGGCGGTCTCCTGCAAAGACGCGGCGGAACGGTACGCCATGATGCCGTAGCCTGGGGCTATGCCCGCGGTGCCGACGGCCAGGGTGTCGACATTCTGCAGAATTGCGAGGTCACCGCTATTCGCCGCGAGGGTGGAAGGACCATCGGCGTGGAAACGACACGCGGCTTCATCGGCTGTGGCAAGCTGGCCGTCGCAGCCGCTGGCAACTCCTCGCGGGTTGCCGAAATGGCGGGCCTCAAACTGCCAATCGAAAGTCACGTGCTTCAGGCTTTTGTCTCGGAGGGGCTCAAACCCTTTATCGACGGAGTCGTCACCTTCGGCGCCGGGCACTTCTACGTCTCCCAGTCTGACAAGGGTGGGCTTGTCTTCGGTGGGGATATCGACGGCTACAACTCCTATGCACAGCGCGGCAATCTTGCGACCGTCGAGCATGTCGCAGAAGCGGGCAAAGCCTTGATCCCTGCCCTTTCGCGGATCCGCGTGCTGCGCTCCTGGGGTGGGATCATGGACATGTCGATGGACGGATCGCCCATTGTCGACCGCGTCCATCTCGACAACCTCTTTCTGAATGCTGGCTGGTGTTATGGCGGCTTCAAGGCGACGCCGGCCTCCGGCTATTGCTTTGCCCATCTGATTGCAAAGGGCGAGCCGCATGAGACCGCGCGGGCCTTCCGACTTGATCGCTTCCGCCGCGGTTATCTGATCGATGAAAAGGGCCAGGGTGCCCAACCGAACCTTCACTGAGTTTTCCGAAAGCGCAACGACGATGGCCAGCCGTATCCCTTGCCCGCATTGCGGGCTTCGTCCCAAGGAAGAATTCACCGTGAAGGGCGCCGCCTTGACGAGACCTGGTACCGAGGCCGGAGCGGAAGCCTGGCACGACTATGTGTATCTGCGCGACAACCCGCGGGGTGCGTACGAGGAATACTGGCACCACACGGCCGGCTGCCGACGCTGGCTGGTCGTGGCACGCAATACGGCGACGCACGAGATCGAGTCCTGCCGGGATGCATCCGACGCAAAGGCGGTGACGGCATGAGCTCTCACCGTCTCGACAATGGCGGCCTGATCGACCGAACCGCTCCGCTCAACTTCACCTTCGACGGACGCGCGATGAGCGGCTTCGCCGGTGACACGCTCGCTTCCGCGCTTTTGGCAAATGGTCGGCAACTTGTGGGACGCAGTTTCAAGTACCACCGCCCGCGCGGCATTCTTACGGCAGGATCGGCCGAGCCCAACGCCCTGATGACAATTGGCAGCGGCGGCCGTACCGAGCCGAATAGCCGTGCCACGATGCAGGAGCTTTACGAAGGCCTCGAGGCGCGCAGCCAGAACCGCTGGCCCTCTCTCGATTACGATATCGGTGCCGTAAATGGCCTTTTGTCTCCCTTTTTGTCCGCGGGCTTCTACTACAAGACATTCATGTGGCCGGCAAAGTTCTGGGAGAAGCTTTATGAACCCGTCATCCGCAAGGCGGCGGGGCTTGGCCGTGCCACTTACGAGGCTGATCCTGACGCCTATGAAAAATGCTGGGCCCATTGTGATCTGCTGATTGTCGGCGGTGGTGCCGCTGGCATGATGGCAGCATTGACAGCCGGGCGCGCCGGAGCACGCGTCATCCTTGTCGATGAAAACGCCGCTATTGGCGGTTTCCTCTTGAGCGAGACGGCAAACATCGGTGGGCAGACGGCAGCGGCCTTCGTCGCCGGTGTCGTCAATGAACTTGCCTCGCTGGACAATGTCAGAGTGATGCCGCGCACGACGGCTTTCGGCTGGTACGACGGCCAGGTGTTCGGTGCCGTGGAGCGCGTCCAGAAGCATGTTGCTTGCCCGGACGCAAACCGCCCGGTCGAGCGCCTCTGGCGGATTGCGGCTAGAAAGGCAATCCTGGCGACGGGATCGGAAGAACGCCCTTTGGTCTTCGGCGGCAATGACATTCCCGGCGTCATGATGGCCGGTGCCATGCGCACCTATCTGAACCGCCATGCCGTCGCACCCGGCCGGAAAACCGCAATCTTTACGACAAATGATAGTGGCTATGCCCTGGCTGCGGACCTGGAAAAAGCCGGTGTCGAGGTTGCCGTGGTCGTCGACAGCCGCCGCGACGCTGCGATTGATTTCAAGGGTAACGGGCGGCGCTTGCAGGGCGGGTTCGTGGCAAACGTTTCGGGCAACAAGCGTGTCGAAGCGATCGAGATCTGGCGCGAAGGGCAGACCGAGCGGTTTGCGGTGGACAGCCTTGCAATGTCAGGCGGGTTCTCACCCGTGATCCATCTCGCCTGCCATCGCGGCGGCAAGCCACGCTGGTCGGATGACCACGCAGCCTTCATCGCGCCGGACGGACTGGCGGATCTGCAGATCGCGGGTGCCGCTGCCGGTGCATCGGGTATCAGGGCCGCCATGCAATCGGCCAACGAGATGACCACAAAGGCTCTTGCCGAGCTTGGCATTTCTACCCGGGCCTGCGATATCCCAGCGGTTGAAGGAGACACGGTATCCGCGCCGGCCCGACCGCTCTGGTCCATTCCCGGCATCAAGAGCAAGGCCTTCGTCGACTTCCAGAACGATGTTCATGTCAAGGATCTCGGCCTAGCGGTGCAGGAAGGTTATGGGCACGTGGAGCTCGCCAAGCGCTACACGACGAATGGAATGGCGACCGACCAGGGCAAGCTGTCGAACATCAACGCGATCGGACTTCTCTCCGAAGCAAGACGCATCCCGCCCGCCGAGGTCGGCACCACCACGTTCCGGCCGTTTTATACGCCTGTCTCCTTCGGGGCCTTGGCCGGGGCATCGACCGGCAAACACTTCCAACCGGTGCGCAAGTCACCACTGCATGATTGGGCGGCACAGCAAGGCGCAGCCTCCGTCGAGACCGGGCTCTGGTATCGTTCGGCCTGGTTCCCGAGGGCAGGTGAAACCCACTGGCGGGAAAGCGTCGACCGGGAAGTCAGGAATGTTCGACAAAATGTCGGCCTGTGCGATGTCTCGACATTGGGGAAGATAGAGATCTGCGGGGCGGATGCCGCCGAATTCCTCAACCGGGTCTATTGCAACGGTTTCCTCAAGTTGCCGGTCGGCAAGGCCCGCTATGGCCTGATGCTGCGGGAGGACGGCTTCATCTATGATGACGGCACCACCAGTCGGCTTGGCGAGAGCCGCTACTTCATGACCACGACGACCGCCTATGCGGCGGGCGTGATGAACCATCTCGAATTCTGTGCCCAGGCGCTCTGGCCCGAGCTCGACGTCAGGTTGGCATCCGTCACCGACCAATGGGCGCAAATGTCCATAGCCGGACCAAAGGCGCGCGCCGTGCTGCAGCAAATTGTCGATGCGGATATCTCCAATGATGCCTTCCCCTACCTTGGCGCCAGGGAGGTATCGCTCTTCGGCGGACGGCTGACAGGACGGCTGTTTCGCATTTCCTTTTCGGGTGAACTCGCCTACGAACTCGCCGTCCCGGCCGATTTCGGCGAGAGCGTCGCCGATGCCATCATGCGGGCAGGCGAGGCTCATGGCATCTGTGCCTACGGCGTCGAGGCTTTGTCGGTCTTGCGGATCGAAAAAGGCCACGTCACGCACAACGAAATCAACGGCACTGTCGTCCCGGCCGATCTTGGCATGGCAAAGATGGTCTCCATGACCAAGCCGGACTTCATCGGCAAACACATGGTGCTGCGTGAGGGACTGGTCGATCCAGACCGCCTCCAACTCGTCGGCATCGTGCCACTCGACCCATCCGCAAGCTTCCGAACGGGAGCCCATATCCTCAAGAAAACCGCCGCCGCAACGCTGGAAAACGATCAAGGCTACGTCTCCTCAAGCTGCTTCTCGCCGCATGTCGGCTCGACCATTGGCTTGGCATTGGTGAAGGGTGGCGCATCCCGCCACGGGGAGGAAGTCCAGATCTGGAACGGGCTGCGCAACGAATTCGCCATGGGGCGACTGGTGAGCCCAATTTTCATAGATCCTCAGAACGAGAAGCTTCATGTCTGAATTTCCTACCTCCCCGGACCGTTTGAGGTCCATGGACATCGAGCGCCGTTTGCCACTGGCGGAGCTTGCCCGCATACTGGGCGACGGCACCCGATTGAACGTGCTGACGGAAGGCACGTTGCTGCTGCTGCTCTCGCGTCCTGGCTGTGTCGACAAAGACTGGATCGGGCAACATCTCGATGCAAGATCGCCCGCAGATCTGAGAGCCTTCAGCCCCGGCCAGTGGTTGCTCGTCTCAGACCATCTGCTCGATCACGCCGCGATTGCGGAAGCGCTGCGGGAAGGGATGGATGTTGTCGACCAGAGCCACGGCCGGGTTCGGCTGGAACTCGAGGGACGGAACGTTCAGACCGTTCTGGCGCAAGCCACCGGGCTCGACCTTCATGGCGCCCCTGTGGCCCTTGAACGATCGGCAACGACGATGATCGGGCATATCGGTGTTCATCTCACCCAGACAGGGGCGGACGTGTTCGAACTGATCGTCATGCGCAGCCTCGTCGAAAGCCTGGTGGAGGAGATTGCCCTGATGTGCCGCCATCCAGCGGGTCCGGCATGAGCTGATCATCCGGCTGCTTTCAGAGGCTCAGAGCCGAGAGCGACGAGCGCTGCCCCATCTGGCAGCACTCGTCGCAACGCTTTGTCGAAAGATGGAGAGATGGGATCTCGACCGAAGATCACAGCAGCTTGCTGTCCATGTGAACCTCACGACCCTCTATCCCATCTCCTTCAAGGGAGATAGCGTTACGAGCGGAACAGATGCGTGGCAGAGGCATCGAATGTCACATTCACCATGGCGGCTGGTCCGATTTCGGCGAGCACCGGATGGCCGAACGGCAGCTTGACCGAAAGTGTCTCGCCCTGTCCGAGATCCACGACGACATCGGTGGTATTCCCAAGAAAATGCATGTCCAGGACAATTCCACGCAGCAATCCAGCATCGGTTCCGGCCTTGCGCAACTCCAGTCTCTCTGGGCGCAGGAGAAGTGCTCCCTTGCCCCCATCGCCCTGCCCGTGAAGCGGAACACCGGCCACCTCCACCCCACCCTTGGTCATGATCCGGGCGGATGTCCCACGTGTTTCCACGATGTCGACGTCGATGAAATTGGAATCGCCGATGAAACCTGCAACGAAGCGTGTCGAGGGCTCGGCATAAAGCATGTTGCCCGAGCCGACCTGCTCGATGCGCCCTTGGCTAAAGACGGCGATACGATCGGAGAGGCGCAACGCCTCCTCCTGGTCATGGGTAACATAGAGGATGGTCACGCCCGTCTCGCGGTGAATTCTGCGGATCTCGAACTGAATTTCCTCGCGCAGTTTCTTGTCGAGGGCAGAGAGCGGTTCATCCATCAGCAGAATGGGCGGCTCGTAGACGAGTGCGCGGGCAAGGGCGACACGCTGCTGCTGGCCACCTGACATGAGCGCTGGCTTTCGATCCTCGAATCCCTCGAGCCGTACGAGCCTCAGCGCGTCCTTGACCTTTCTCTCGACCTCCGCCCGTGGCAGGCGCCGAATGCGCAACGGGAAGGCGACATTCTCACCAACTGTCAGATGCGGAAACAGCGTATAGCGCTGGAAAACCATGCCGATATTGCGCTTGTGCGACGGCGTTTCGAGCATGCTCTTGCCGTCGACCAGAATGTCGCCGGAGGTTGGGTTCTCAAAGCCGGCTAACATATAGAGCGTCGTTGACTTGCCAGAACCCGAAGGCCCGAGAAAGGTCATGAACTCGCCCCTGCGGATATCGAGGGTCACGTCCTTGACCGCCGCAATCGGACCGTAATCCTTGCGGATGTCGCGGATTTCAATGAAGGATGAGGTCATGTTTTCCGTCCCTTGCGGACCAGGGCCGCGATGACCATCAAGGCGATGGTGAAAAGAATGAGAAGGGTTGAGGCCGCGGCGATTACCGGCGTCAGGTCCTGGCGCAGCGTCGACCAGATCTTCACCGGCAGCGTCTGAAGCGTCGGACTTGCCATGAAGATGGCCAGAACCACCTCGTCCCAGGAGGCGAGGAAAGAGAAGACGGCCGCCCCGAAGAGGCCGTGGCTGATTGCCGGCACCGTCACCCGAAGTCGGGCCTCCCACGGGCTTGCGCCACAGAGGATTGCAGCATCCTCGATCGACTTGTCGAAGCCGTCGAGCGCACTGCCGATCGAGATGATCGAGAAGGGCAGCGCGACCAGCAGATGTGCGATGATGAAGCCGAGCGTGGTGCCCGCCAAGCCGATCTGCAGGAAGAAGGCATAGAGCGCCACGGCAAGCACCACGACCGGCAGGATCATCGGGGTAAGGAAAACCGCGCGCAGCAACTCCTTGCCGACGAAGCTTCCACGATTGAGGCTGAGCGCTGCCAGAAAGCCGATCACCACCGACAGAACCGTCACGACGGCGGCGATCTGCAGGCTCGTCAGCGCCGATGTCAGCCAGCGCGGATCGGAGAACAGTTCCCCGTACCAGCGGGTGGTCCAGGCTGGTGGCGGAAAGATCAGCCACTGCGACGAGCCGAAGGAAAGGGCTGCGATGAAGACGATCGGCAGCAACAGGAACAGGCAGACCAGTAGCGTCATGCCGAGGAGCAGCCATTTCCAGGCGCCGAGCTTGTCATAGTCGAGAAGCATGGTGGGATCTCCTCAATCGATGCGGCTTGCGCCGAAGAAGCGCAGTTGCACGGCGTAAAGCAGAAGGGTGACGACCAGCAGCACGAATGCGGCCGCGCCTCCCATGCCCCAGTTGACCAGCGACTGAACGAATTGTGCGATCATTTCCGCGAGCATCATGTTCGCCGTCCCACCGAGCAGCGCAGGGGTGACGTAGTAGCCCAGTGCCATAACGAAGACCATCAGAGCACCCGCCGCGACGCCCGGGAGGGACAAGGGAAGGAGGATATGGGTGAAGCATTGCAGCCGGTTTGCGCCACAGAGCGCACCAGCCCTTAAGATCGCGGGGTCGATCGAGCGGATGACGCCGACCAGTGGCAGGATGACGAAGGGCAGCATGATATAGGTCATGCCGATCGTGACCCCGACCAGATTGTTGACAAGCGCCAGCGGCGTGTCGATCAGCCCCAGCCCCATCAGCGTCTTGTTGATCACGCCGGTCCGTTGCAGGAGAACCATCCACGCATAAGTGCGGGCGAGCAGGTTGGTCCACATCGACAGGATGATGATGGCAAAGACCAGTTGCGACCAGTGGCGAGGTAGAACGGCAAGCGCCCAGGCAACCGGATAGCCGATCACCACGGACAAGGCCGTCACGACGCCGGCCACCAGGAAAGTGTTGGCGAAGATCCGCAGATAGGTACCGCTGCCGATCAGCTCGGCATAGTTCTGCAGGCCGAGTTCCGGCTCCGTCACGCTGCGCAGCAGAAGGCCCAGTACGGGGGTGACGAAAAAGAGGATGATCAGCAGAAGTGCAGGGACGGCATGAGAAAAACCGCTGTTGCGTTTTCCCAATCCCTGGGCCCTGCCGTTATCTCTGTCTGCCGTTGCGAGAATGGCCATGATGTTGCCCCGGTTCTTGTGGGCCGGCCGATCGAAACCGGCCGGCTTTCTCGCTTACTTGGCCTGCCAGTCGTACCAGCGCTTGCCAATTTCGTCGCGATTGTCGGCCCAGTAAGTCATGTCGGCATTGACTTGGCTCTCGGCCTGCATGTCGGGAAGCGTCTTGCGGACGGCTTCATCCATCAAAAGGTTGGCGTCGACATTGGTCGGTGCATATCCGGTTGCCATTGAGAACATCGACTGCTGCATGTCGGCGGTCGCATGGGCGATGAACTTCATCGCGGCGTCCTTGTTTTTTGCGCCCTTGGGCACGACCAGCGAGTCGGCTGCGGTGATGTTCTGATCCCAGGAAGTCTCGACCGTGACGCCGGTAGCGGCAAGCGCCGTCAGACGACCGTTCCAGAAGGAGCCGAAGGGTGCTTCACCGGAGGCCAGAAGCTGCTGTGAGGCAGCGCCGCCATCCCACCAGACGATATCGCCCTTGATGCTGTCGAGCTTCTTGAAAGCGCGGTCGAGATCCAGCGGATAGAGCTTGTCCGCAGGCACGCCGTCAGCGAGCAGTGCTGCTTCGATCACGCCCGGTGCCGACCATTTGTAGAAGGCGCGCTTGCCCGGGAACTTGGCCGCATCGAACAGGTCGGCCCAGGTCTTAGGGCAGGTGCCGGCCATGTCCTTGTTGCAGCCGATGACGAAGGAATAATAGAAGCTGCCGACAGAATAGTCGGTGACGAAACGCGGATCGAGCTTGGACTTGTCGATGATAGAGAAGTCGAGCGGCTCGAGCAGCCCTGCCTTTCCGGCCTGGACGGCATAATCGCCCTCGACGTCCACCACATCCCACGTGACGCTGCCGGCCTCGACCATGGCTTTGATCTTGCCGTAGTCGGTGGGGCCGTCCTGCACAACGGCAATGTTTGTGTTGCTCGTGAAGCTGTCGGCCCAGCTCGCCTTCTGGGCGTCCTGGGTGGTGCCGCCCCAGCTGGTGAAGACCATCTCATCGGCGAAAGCCGAACCCGAGAGGCCGATCAGGGCGGTAAAGACTGTGGCTACCAGTTGTTTTTTCATGTTCCCGTTCTCCGTTACTGTTCACTTTTTATGTGTCATGCAGGCAGGCTTGCACCGAGCGGCGAAAAGGCCGCCGGCTTCATGATCTTGTTGTCGGCAACCTCGATCAGGTCGCGGATCTTGGGCAGGAAGGCACGCCAGGCCGGGTCCGCCATCAGCGCGGCGCGCCGCTCCTGCCGCTCGTCCAGGCTGGCAAAGGCCCAGATGTGAACGATCTCGTTGATCGGGCCAATCTCGGAATAGAAATAGCCGACGAGGTGGCCGAGATGGCCTTTCTGGATCGCAATCCCCTCCTCCTCGACAACCTTCAGGTATTCGGGGATCGCGCCGTTCTTCAGTCGATAGGTCCGTATTTCGTAGTACATGGTGTCACCTCATGACGAAGGGATCGGGGATCGGATCGTCTGAGGTGCGCATCCAGACCGTCTTGGTCCGCGTATAGTCGAGCGCTGCCTGAAGTCCGCCCTCGCGTCCGTGGCCCGACTGGCCGAAGCCGCCGAAAGGAGCGATTGGCGATACGGCCCTGTAGGTATTGACCCAGACCACACCGGCGCGGATGCGCTTGATCATGCGATGCGCACGGGTCAGGTTCTGGGTGAAGACGCCGGCCGCCAGCCCATAGCGCGTGTCGTTCGCAAGCCTGACGGCATCCGCTTCGGTATCGAACGAAAGCACCGACAGCACAGGACCGAAAAGCTCTGTCTCGACTGAAGGCGACGTCACGCCGTCGCAGTCGAGGATCGTCGGGGCATAGTAGTAGCCCTCGCCTTTCGCCCTTTCGCCTCCGGTGACCAGTCTCGCCCCGGCATCGAGCGAGGCCTGAACCGTCGTTTCGATCAGTGTCCGCTGGCGCTCGGTGCAGAGAGGCCCGACCTCGGTCGCCATGTCGAGCGGCGACCCAATGCGAATGGCTTCAGCCGTCGCCTTCAGGATTTCGAGAAAGCGATCCTTCACCGAGGCCTCGACGATGAGGCGGGAGCCGGCGACACAGGACTGTCCGGTCGCGGCAAAGATGCCGGCCACCTGCGCATTGGCGGCGCTTTCCAGATCGGCGTCGGCAAAGACGACAAAAGGCGATTTGCCGCCGAGTTCGAGTGACGTGCTGGCGAGGTTTTCAGCCGAATTCCGAACCACGGCGGCAGCCGTGCCTGGACCGCCGGTAAAGGCGATATGGTCAACCTTCGGATGACGCGTGAGTGCCGAGCCGCAAGAGGGGCCAAAGCCGGTCAGTATATTGACGACACCGGCCGGGAAACCGGCGTCATGCACGAGGCGGGCAAATTCCAGAAGCGGCGCCGGCCCGTCTTCAGAGGCCTTGACCACCAGCGTACAGCCGGCCGCAATTGCCGGGCCGATCTTGACGGCCGAGAGAAACAGCTGGCTGTTCCACGGCACGATGGCCGCGACCACGCCGACCGGTTCACGCCGCAGCCAGACATCCATATCCGGCTTGTCGATCGAGAGATAGGCGCCCTCGATCTTGTCTGCGAGCCCGGCATAGTAGCGATAGTAGTCTGCGACATAGGCGATCTGGGCCGAGGTCTCGCGAATGATCTTGCCGGTGTCGCGGGTTTCGATCTCCGCCAGCTTCGGCGCATTCGCGGCAACCAGATCGGCTAGTTTGTAGAGCAGCTTGCCGCGCTGGGTGGCCGTCATCGCGGCCCAGGGGCCGTCCTGCAAGGCAGCCTCGGCAGCGTCCACTGCGCGATCGACATCCGCTTCACGGGCCTCCGGCATTTGCGCCCAGGGCTTGGCCGTGGCCGGATCGAGACTTTCGAACCGGCCGCTGCCGTCCTCGAATGTGCCATTGATGTATTGTTGGAAGCGCTGCATCAGACCCCCTCAGCCAAAAGCCGGCATGACGTCGGCGATGAAACGTTCGAGCGAGGCCTTCTTGCGCTCGAAGGACATGCCTGTGTCGATCCACATGGAATATTCGTCATAGCCCAGGGCCTCGTAGGCCTTGAGCCGAGCAATGACCTCGTCGGCTGACCCGATCGGCAGGTTTCGGCGCATGACATCCGGTGAGAGAGCGGCATTGGCGGCCATCTCTTCCTCGGTGAGCCGCTCGATCAGACCCTGGCGGATCGGCTTCTCGTTCTTGAACCAGGCGGAGAAGTAGTTGTAGTAGACGCTGACTTCCTGGCTCGCCCGATCCACATCGGCTGCATCGAAACCGACATAAGTGTGCAACAGCAGCATGATCTTCGGCCGCGCCTGGTCGGGCGCCTTGTCGCAGGCCGTGTTGAAGCGCCCCATAAGCGCCTCGATTTCCGGATCGCCATTCCACAGCGGCGTCACCTGGACATTGCAGCCATTCGCGACGGCAAATTCATGGCTGTTGGGATCGCGTGCGGCGACCCAGATTGGCGGATGTGGCTCCTGTATCGGCTTCGGCGCCGAGGTCGTGGAGGGAAACTGCCAGAACTCGCCCTGATGAGCATAGTCGCCGGCCCAGATGCCCTTCACCGCCGGAATCAGCTCGCGCATGCGCTGGCCAGCGCCCCACGCATCGAGCCCCGGCAGCAGGCGCTCGTATTCGAAGCCATAGGCGCCGCGCGCAATGCCGACATCGAGCCGACCTTCGCAGATGATGTCGGTCATCGCGGCTTCACCGGCCAGCTTGATCGGATGCCAGAAAGGCGCAATTACCGTGCCTGTGCCGAGGCGAACATTCTTTGTCCGCCGTGCAAGGTCGGCGAGGTTGATGAAGGGGTTCGGCGCGATGGTGAAATCCATGGCGTGGTGTTCGCCGGTCCAGATCGCATGCATGCCGCCGCGGTCGGCGAGCTCACAGAGCTGGATGAACTCCTCATAGAGCTGCCCGTGCGTTTGGCTGGCATCCAGTCTTTCCATGTGGACGAAGAGCGA
It encodes:
- a CDS encoding LLM class flavin-dependent oxidoreductase, with product MKFSLFVHMERLDASQTHGQLYEEFIQLCELADRGGMHAIWTGEHHAMDFTIAPNPFINLADLARRTKNVRLGTGTVIAPFWHPIKLAGEAAMTDIICEGRLDVGIARGAYGFEYERLLPGLDAWGAGQRMRELIPAVKGIWAGDYAHQGEFWQFPSTTSAPKPIQEPHPPIWVAARDPNSHEFAVANGCNVQVTPLWNGDPEIEALMGRFNTACDKAPDQARPKIMLLLHTYVGFDAADVDRASQEVSVYYNYFSAWFKNEKPIRQGLIERLTEEEMAANAALSPDVMRRNLPIGSADEVIARLKAYEALGYDEYSMWIDTGMSFERKKASLERFIADVMPAFG
- a CDS encoding aldehyde dehydrogenase; this encodes MQRFQQYINGTFEDGSGRFESLDPATAKPWAQMPEAREADVDRAVDAAEAALQDGPWAAMTATQRGKLLYKLADLVAANAPKLAEIETRDTGKIIRETSAQIAYVADYYRYYAGLADKIEGAYLSIDKPDMDVWLRREPVGVVAAIVPWNSQLFLSAVKIGPAIAAGCTLVVKASEDGPAPLLEFARLVHDAGFPAGVVNILTGFGPSCGSALTRHPKVDHIAFTGGPGTAAAVVRNSAENLASTSLELGGKSPFVVFADADLESAANAQVAGIFAATGQSCVAGSRLIVEASVKDRFLEILKATAEAIRIGSPLDMATEVGPLCTERQRTLIETTVQASLDAGARLVTGGERAKGEGYYYAPTILDCDGVTSPSVETELFGPVLSVLSFDTEADAVRLANDTRYGLAAGVFTQNLTRAHRMIKRIRAGVVWVNTYRAVSPIAPFGGFGQSGHGREGGLQAALDYTRTKTVWMRTSDDPIPDPFVMR
- a CDS encoding ABC transporter substrate-binding protein, with translation MKKQLVATVFTALIGLSGSAFADEMVFTSWGGTTQDAQKASWADSFTSNTNIAVVQDGPTDYGKIKAMVEAGSVTWDVVDVEGDYAVQAGKAGLLEPLDFSIIDKSKLDPRFVTDYSVGSFYYSFVIGCNKDMAGTCPKTWADLFDAAKFPGKRAFYKWSAPGVIEAALLADGVPADKLYPLDLDRAFKKLDSIKGDIVWWDGGAASQQLLASGEAPFGSFWNGRLTALAATGVTVETSWDQNITAADSLVVPKGAKNKDAAMKFIAHATADMQQSMFSMATGYAPTNVDANLLMDEAVRKTLPDMQAESQVNADMTYWADNRDEIGKRWYDWQAK
- a CDS encoding NIPSNAP family protein; translation: MYYEIRTYRLKNGAIPEYLKVVEEEGIAIQKGHLGHLVGYFYSEIGPINEIVHIWAFASLDERQERRAALMADPAWRAFLPKIRDLIEVADNKIMKPAAFSPLGASLPA